From Streptomyces sp. NBC_00237, a single genomic window includes:
- a CDS encoding PP2C family protein-serine/threonine phosphatase, with amino-acid sequence MAERLVVTGTQSGARDLDAVLLLVEDDAGDAVLFTEVLRDSDLRADVHWCTTLGEARKFLAEHLGPVCVLLDLHLPDVRGLDAVRQLLAAHPDAAIVVLTGLVEGEAGQTAVAEGAQDYLVKGRLDAETLSRAVRYAVQRKQVERASVALHEGRLRAEENARLELGLLPVPLMRSTGFEVDARYDPGREQGLLSGDFYDVVQTVDGTVHAVIGDVSGHGAAEAALGVCLRVAWRAAVLSGCTGPAQLRLLEEIMSAERSARQVFATLTSLVFPADRRSVRVVRAGHPGLLVRAPSGTTWYDPPGGMALGIAPGTGTWPETDLPLDPGTGIVVFTDGLFEGLTGPRTRLGENGLLRLAREYEALPAREFVQALVHSATVAAAPHGGLADDIAVLHLAWASD; translated from the coding sequence GTGGCCGAGCGACTCGTGGTGACCGGTACGCAATCCGGCGCGAGGGACCTCGACGCGGTCCTGCTGCTGGTCGAGGACGACGCGGGCGACGCCGTGCTGTTCACGGAGGTCCTGCGGGACAGCGACCTGCGCGCCGACGTCCACTGGTGCACCACGTTGGGCGAGGCCCGCAAGTTCCTCGCCGAACACCTCGGCCCGGTGTGCGTGCTGCTCGATCTGCACCTGCCGGACGTGCGCGGGCTCGACGCGGTGCGCCAGCTCCTCGCCGCGCACCCGGACGCCGCCATCGTCGTCCTGACCGGCCTCGTCGAGGGCGAGGCCGGTCAGACCGCCGTCGCGGAGGGCGCCCAGGACTACCTGGTCAAGGGGCGGCTCGACGCCGAGACCCTGAGCCGGGCCGTCCGGTACGCCGTCCAGCGCAAGCAGGTCGAGCGGGCGTCGGTCGCCCTGCACGAGGGGCGGCTGCGCGCCGAGGAGAACGCCCGGCTCGAACTCGGTCTGCTGCCCGTGCCGTTGATGCGTTCGACGGGCTTCGAGGTGGACGCCCGTTACGACCCGGGGCGGGAACAGGGCCTGCTCAGCGGGGACTTCTACGACGTCGTCCAGACCGTCGACGGCACCGTGCACGCCGTCATCGGCGACGTCTCCGGGCACGGCGCGGCCGAGGCCGCCCTCGGGGTGTGCCTGCGCGTCGCCTGGCGGGCCGCCGTACTGAGCGGCTGCACCGGACCCGCCCAACTCCGCCTCCTGGAGGAGATCATGTCGGCGGAGCGGTCCGCCCGGCAGGTCTTCGCCACCCTGACCAGCCTCGTCTTCCCCGCCGACCGCCGCTCGGTGCGCGTCGTGCGGGCCGGGCATCCGGGCCTCCTGGTCCGCGCCCCCTCCGGCACCACCTGGTACGACCCGCCCGGCGGGATGGCGCTCGGCATCGCCCCCGGCACCGGCACCTGGCCGGAGACGGACCTCCCGCTCGACCCCGGCACCGGCATCGTGGTCTTCACCGACGGTCTCTTCGAGGGCCTCACCGGGCCCCGTACCCGGCTCGGCGAGAACGGACTGCTGCGGCTCGCCAGGGAGTACGAGGCGCTGCCCGCGCGGGAGTTCGTCCAGGCGCTGGTCCACTCGGCCACCGTCGCCGCCGCCCCGCACGGCGGTCTCGCCGACGACATAGCGGTACTCCACCTGGCCTGGGCGAGCGACTGA
- a CDS encoding CHASE3 domain-containing protein, with translation MGARPEASDEGAAGAPAPGRVVCALRGRFARLSVRGWIRFVLLAMAVLLAVCAGLGASLLSRTNDRNADLVDHLQPGRSATLLLHRSLLDQETGVRGYALSGQPAFLDPYVSGVREEPRQLRETARLLGDRPPFADDLDAVRDKAAQWRRTQAEPLIAAIRGGASVAAVQPRVAASKKSFDELRALLDVQERHMDEARLAARADIAGLRTLRDVTFLVMLGVIAATGVLLSLLLSRMVVRPLAALRTAAEQVAGGEFDRRIEVPGPSDVRAVGASVDLMRRRIAGELAEVRQREAQLAAQAADLDGQTVELRRSNAELEQFAYVASHDLQEPLRKVASFCQLLEKRYGDVVDDRGKQYIAFAVDGAKRMQTLINDLLTFSRVGRLDADPVAVDMGAALERALANLAAAVEESAADIVVRDLPLPVVTGDPTSFAMLWQNLIGNAVKFRHPERLPVRIEVGCEKVGGDWEFTVRDNGIGVPREFADKVFVLFQRLHSREEYAGTGIGLALCRKIVEYYGGSIRLEDAGGGEPGALVRFSLPVAGEQGTGATGFGPGPTS, from the coding sequence ATGGGCGCGCGACCGGAGGCTTCCGACGAGGGCGCGGCGGGAGCCCCGGCGCCCGGCCGGGTGGTGTGCGCGCTGCGGGGCCGGTTCGCCCGGCTCTCCGTGCGCGGCTGGATCCGCTTCGTGCTCCTGGCCATGGCCGTACTCCTCGCCGTCTGCGCCGGGCTCGGCGCGAGCCTGCTCAGCCGCACCAACGACCGCAACGCCGACCTCGTCGACCACCTCCAGCCCGGCCGCTCCGCGACCCTCCTCCTCCACCGCTCCCTCCTCGACCAGGAGACCGGGGTGCGCGGCTACGCCCTCAGCGGCCAGCCGGCCTTCCTCGACCCGTACGTCTCGGGCGTGCGCGAGGAACCCCGCCAACTCCGCGAAACGGCCCGGCTGCTGGGCGACCGGCCGCCCTTCGCCGACGATCTCGACGCCGTACGCGACAAGGCCGCCCAGTGGCGCAGGACGCAGGCCGAGCCCCTGATCGCGGCCATCAGGGGCGGCGCGAGCGTGGCGGCCGTGCAGCCGCGCGTCGCGGCGAGCAAGAAGTCCTTCGACGAACTGCGCGCCCTCCTGGACGTCCAGGAGCGGCACATGGACGAGGCGCGGCTCGCCGCCCGCGCCGACATCGCCGGGCTGCGCACCCTGCGCGACGTGACGTTCCTCGTCATGCTCGGCGTGATCGCCGCCACCGGGGTCCTCCTGTCGCTGCTGCTGAGCCGCATGGTCGTCCGCCCGCTGGCCGCCCTGCGCACCGCCGCCGAGCAGGTCGCGGGCGGCGAGTTCGACCGGCGCATCGAGGTGCCGGGGCCCTCGGACGTACGGGCCGTCGGCGCGTCGGTGGACCTGATGCGCCGCCGGATCGCGGGCGAGCTCGCCGAGGTCAGGCAGCGCGAGGCACAGCTCGCCGCGCAGGCCGCCGACCTGGACGGGCAGACCGTCGAACTGCGGCGGTCCAACGCCGAGTTGGAGCAGTTCGCCTACGTCGCCTCGCACGACCTCCAGGAACCCCTGCGCAAGGTCGCCTCCTTCTGCCAGCTCCTGGAGAAGCGCTACGGGGACGTCGTGGACGACCGGGGCAAGCAGTACATCGCCTTCGCCGTCGACGGCGCGAAGCGCATGCAGACCCTGATCAACGACCTCCTCACCTTCTCCCGGGTCGGCCGCCTGGACGCCGACCCGGTCGCCGTCGACATGGGTGCGGCGCTGGAGCGGGCCCTGGCGAACCTCGCGGCGGCCGTCGAGGAGTCCGCCGCCGACATCGTCGTACGCGACCTGCCGCTGCCCGTGGTGACCGGGGACCCCACCAGTTTCGCCATGCTCTGGCAGAACCTGATCGGCAACGCGGTCAAATTCCGACATCCCGAGCGGCTGCCCGTACGGATCGAGGTGGGATGCGAAAAGGTGGGCGGGGACTGGGAATTCACCGTGCGCGACAACGGCATCGGAGTGCCGAGGGAATTCGCCGACAAGGTCTTCGTCCTCTTCCAGAGGCTGCATTCCCGCGAGGAGTACGCGGGGACGGGCATCGGGCTCGCCCTGTGCCGGAAGATCGTCGAGTACTACGGGGGAAGCATTCGCCTGGAGGACGCGGGGGGCGGGGAGCCCGGGGCCCTCGTGCGTTTCAGCCTGCCGGTGGCCGGGGAGCAGGGTACCGGCGCCACCGGGTTCGGCCCGGGGCCCACATCTTGA
- the leuA gene encoding 2-isopropylmalate synthase, with amino-acid sequence MTPQQSASERSVGNPTPVTNAVHFQRPSGMPVHKYGRYDAVDIPDRTWPEARVTKAPRWLSTDLRDGNQALIDPMSPARKREMFDLLVRMGYKEIEVGFPSSGETDFNFVRSIIEDGAIPEDVTISVLTQAREELIERTVESLRGAHRATVHLYNATAPTFRRVVFRGTKEQVKQIAVDGTRLVMEYADKILGPETIFGYQYSPEIFTDTELDFALEVCEAVCDVWGPEEGREIILNLPATVERSTPSTHADRFEWMSRNLTRRQHVCLSVHPHNDRGTAVAAAELALMAGADRIEGCLFGQGERTGNVDLVTLGMNLFSQGVDPQIDFSQIDEIRRTSEYCNQMEVHPRHPYAGDLVYTAFSGSHQDAIKKGFDAMEADAAKQGKTVDDIEWAVPYLPIDPKDVGRSYEAVIRVNSQSGKGGIAYVLKNDHKLDLPRRMQIEFSKIIQQKTDSEGGEVTPKAIWSVFQDEYLPNADNPWGRIQVRSGQTTTDTDGRDTLTVEAVVDGAETVLTGVGNGPISAFFDALTTVGVDARLLDYQEHTMSEGASAQAASYIECAIDGQVLWGIGIDPNTTRASLKAVVSAVNRAAR; translated from the coding sequence ATGACCCCCCAGCAGTCCGCATCCGAGCGGTCCGTCGGCAACCCCACCCCCGTCACGAACGCCGTGCACTTCCAGCGGCCGTCCGGGATGCCGGTCCACAAGTACGGCCGGTACGACGCCGTCGACATCCCCGACCGGACGTGGCCCGAGGCCCGCGTCACCAAGGCCCCCCGCTGGCTCTCCACCGACCTGCGCGACGGCAACCAGGCACTGATCGACCCCATGTCGCCCGCCCGCAAGCGCGAGATGTTCGACCTGCTGGTCCGCATGGGCTACAAGGAGATCGAGGTCGGCTTCCCGTCGTCCGGCGAGACCGACTTCAACTTCGTACGCTCCATCATCGAAGACGGCGCGATCCCCGAGGACGTGACGATCTCCGTCCTGACCCAGGCCCGCGAAGAGCTGATCGAGCGCACGGTGGAGTCCCTGCGCGGCGCGCACCGCGCCACCGTGCACCTGTACAACGCGACCGCCCCCACCTTCCGCCGCGTGGTCTTCCGAGGCACGAAGGAGCAGGTCAAGCAGATCGCCGTGGACGGCACGCGGCTGGTCATGGAGTACGCGGACAAGATCCTCGGCCCGGAGACGATCTTCGGGTACCAGTACTCGCCGGAGATCTTCACCGACACCGAGCTGGACTTCGCCCTGGAGGTCTGCGAGGCCGTGTGCGACGTGTGGGGTCCCGAGGAGGGGCGCGAGATCATCCTCAACCTGCCCGCCACCGTGGAGCGTTCGACGCCGTCCACGCACGCGGACCGCTTCGAGTGGATGTCCCGCAACCTGACCCGCCGCCAGCACGTGTGCCTGTCCGTGCACCCGCACAACGACCGGGGCACGGCGGTCGCCGCGGCCGAACTGGCGCTGATGGCCGGTGCGGACCGCATCGAGGGCTGCCTGTTCGGTCAGGGCGAGCGCACCGGCAACGTCGACCTGGTCACCCTGGGCATGAACCTCTTCTCGCAGGGCGTCGACCCGCAGATCGACTTCTCGCAGATCGACGAGATCCGCCGCACGAGTGAGTACTGCAACCAGATGGAGGTCCACCCGCGCCACCCCTACGCGGGCGACCTGGTCTACACCGCCTTCTCCGGCTCCCACCAGGACGCCATCAAGAAGGGCTTCGACGCCATGGAGGCGGACGCGGCGAAGCAGGGCAAGACCGTCGACGACATCGAGTGGGCGGTCCCGTACCTGCCGATCGACCCCAAGGACGTCGGCCGCTCCTACGAGGCCGTCATCCGGGTCAACTCGCAGTCCGGCAAGGGCGGCATCGCGTACGTCCTGAAGAACGACCACAAGCTGGACCTGCCGCGCCGCATGCAGATCGAGTTCTCGAAGATCATCCAGCAGAAGACGGACTCCGAGGGCGGCGAGGTCACCCCGAAGGCCATCTGGTCGGTCTTCCAGGACGAGTACCTGCCGAACGCCGACAACCCGTGGGGCCGCATCCAGGTCCGCTCCGGGCAGACCACGACGGACACCGACGGCCGCGACACCCTGACGGTGGAGGCGGTCGTGGACGGCGCGGAGACGGTGCTGACGGGTGTCGGCAACGGTCCGATCTCGGCCTTCTTCGACGCACTGACCACCGTCGGCGTCGACGCCCGCCTGCTGGACTACCAGGAGCACACCATGAGCGAGGGCGCCTCCGCGCAGGCCGCCTCGTACATCGAGTGCGCCATCGACGGCCAGGTCCTGTGGGGCATCGGCATCGACCCGAACACGACTCGGGCCTCCCTGAAGGCAGTTGTGTCCGCGGTGAACCGCGCGGCGCGCTGA
- a CDS encoding TerB family tellurite resistance protein, giving the protein MSGRGRTHRLWGVRTTWTTVGDGEFFCPGCGGDRNYARRAGRQRLTVLGIPVAGRGAVGPVVQCASCSEEFGVEALDRPTTVRFSAMLRDAVHTVALAVLAAGGTSSRTVTAAAAATVRSAGFEDCTEDQLTHLVEALSADSGRYLAQETEAGTDCPYSATLAIELHEALEPLAPHLAPAGRESLLLQGARIALADGPYNAAERDVLGTVGAALQLGGEDAARLLAAAARTPS; this is encoded by the coding sequence CTGTCAGGACGAGGCCGAACGCATCGACTGTGGGGCGTTCGCACCACGTGGACCACCGTCGGCGACGGAGAGTTCTTCTGCCCCGGCTGCGGCGGCGACCGCAACTACGCGCGGCGGGCGGGGCGGCAGCGGCTGACGGTCCTCGGCATTCCGGTGGCCGGGCGGGGGGCGGTCGGTCCTGTCGTCCAATGCGCCTCCTGTTCCGAGGAGTTCGGGGTGGAAGCGCTGGACCGGCCGACGACGGTGCGGTTCTCGGCGATGCTCCGGGACGCCGTGCACACGGTCGCGCTGGCGGTCCTCGCGGCGGGCGGTACGTCGTCCCGTACGGTGACGGCCGCCGCGGCGGCGACGGTGCGCTCGGCGGGCTTCGAGGACTGTACGGAGGACCAGCTCACGCATCTCGTGGAGGCGCTGTCGGCGGACTCGGGGCGGTACCTGGCCCAGGAGACGGAGGCGGGGACCGACTGCCCGTACAGCGCCACGCTGGCCATCGAGCTCCACGAGGCGCTGGAACCGCTCGCTCCGCACCTGGCTCCGGCGGGGCGGGAGTCCCTGCTGCTCCAGGGGGCGCGGATCGCCCTCGCGGACGGGCCGTACAACGCGGCGGAGCGGGACGTGCTGGGCACCGTGGGGGCCGCTCTCCAGCTGGGCGGGGAGGACGCGGCGCGGTTGCTGGCGGCGGCCGCGCGGACGCCGTCCTGA
- a CDS encoding isoprenyl transferase produces MARRGILGRNKREYKVPEPHPSGARPPKIPGELVPEHVAIVMDGNGRWAKERGLPRTEGHKVGEGVVLDVLKGCIEMGVKNLSLYAFSTENWKRTPDEVRFLMNFNRDVIRRRRDEMNELGIRIRWVGRMPKMWKSVVQELQIAQEQTVDNDAMTLYFCVNYGGRAEIADAAQAVARDVAAGKLDPSKVNEKTFAKYLYYPDMPDVDLFLRPSGEQRTSNYLLWQSAYAEFVYQDVLWPDFDRRNLWDACYEYAQRDRRFGGAIPNEQRDSGISPLPQVPEQG; encoded by the coding sequence ATGGCACGACGCGGAATTCTGGGGCGCAACAAGCGCGAGTACAAGGTCCCCGAGCCGCACCCGTCCGGTGCGCGCCCCCCGAAGATCCCCGGTGAGCTCGTCCCCGAGCACGTCGCGATCGTCATGGACGGCAATGGCCGCTGGGCCAAGGAGCGCGGCCTGCCCCGCACGGAGGGCCACAAGGTCGGCGAGGGCGTCGTCCTGGACGTCCTCAAGGGCTGCATCGAGATGGGCGTCAAGAACCTCTCGCTGTACGCCTTCTCCACCGAGAACTGGAAGCGCACACCGGACGAGGTGCGCTTTCTGATGAACTTCAACCGGGACGTCATCCGCCGCCGCCGCGACGAGATGAACGAACTCGGCATCCGCATCCGCTGGGTCGGCCGGATGCCGAAGATGTGGAAGTCGGTCGTCCAGGAGCTCCAGATCGCGCAGGAGCAGACCGTCGACAACGACGCGATGACCCTGTACTTCTGCGTCAACTACGGGGGGCGCGCGGAGATCGCGGACGCCGCCCAGGCCGTCGCCCGCGACGTCGCCGCCGGGAAGCTCGACCCGTCGAAGGTCAACGAGAAGACCTTCGCCAAGTACCTGTACTACCCGGACATGCCCGACGTGGACCTCTTCCTGCGGCCCAGCGGCGAGCAGCGCACCTCCAACTACCTGCTCTGGCAGAGCGCGTACGCCGAATTCGTCTACCAGGACGTGCTGTGGCCCGACTTCGACCGCCGCAACCTCTGGGACGCCTGCTACGAGTACGCGCAGCGCGACCGCAGGTTCGGCGGCGCGATCCCCAACGAGCAGCGGGACAGCGGGATTTCACCCCTCCCGCAGGTTCCCGAACAGGGCTGA
- a CDS encoding serine protease, with translation MFGLAAAVGGLLATGAVPASAADTSSPSPALSAEQQVRNFWTPERMRSAQPLDLLKVLPSTVAPARAGGPATSVPATKAFPQKGGAWTGGGAVVKTSGRVFFTYQGRTASCSGNSVTSQNKSTVVTAGHCVKMQGAWHTNWVFVPAYNDGATPYGTWTAAKTSATDQWAASEDINYDVGLAVVNPLNGQKLADVVGAQGVQFNGGYNKPMYAFGFPAASPYDGKKLIYCSGNTTKDFLFSKDHSLACDMTGGSSGGPWFNSFNESTGTGLQASVNSFGYTFLPGRMFGPYFGNEVKAAYDKAQAS, from the coding sequence ATGTTCGGCCTGGCGGCTGCCGTAGGCGGTCTGCTCGCCACCGGGGCGGTTCCCGCTTCCGCGGCCGACACGTCCTCCCCCTCCCCCGCCCTCTCCGCCGAGCAGCAGGTACGGAACTTCTGGACGCCGGAGCGGATGCGCTCGGCCCAGCCGCTGGACCTGCTGAAGGTGCTCCCGTCGACAGTCGCCCCCGCACGGGCGGGCGGCCCCGCCACCTCGGTTCCGGCCACGAAGGCGTTCCCGCAGAAGGGCGGCGCGTGGACCGGCGGCGGGGCGGTCGTGAAGACCTCGGGCCGGGTGTTCTTCACGTACCAGGGCCGTACGGCCTCCTGCTCGGGCAACTCCGTCACCAGCCAGAACAAGTCCACCGTCGTGACGGCGGGACACTGCGTGAAGATGCAGGGCGCCTGGCACACCAACTGGGTGTTCGTGCCCGCCTACAACGACGGCGCGACCCCGTACGGGACGTGGACGGCGGCCAAGACGTCCGCCACCGACCAGTGGGCGGCGAGCGAGGACATCAACTACGACGTGGGCCTCGCGGTCGTGAACCCGCTGAACGGGCAGAAGCTCGCGGACGTGGTCGGGGCGCAGGGCGTGCAGTTCAACGGCGGCTACAACAAGCCGATGTACGCGTTCGGCTTCCCTGCGGCCTCGCCGTACGACGGGAAGAAGCTGATCTACTGCTCCGGGAACACGACGAAGGACTTCCTGTTCTCGAAGGACCACAGCCTGGCGTGCGACATGACGGGCGGGTCCAGCGGCGGCCCCTGGTTCAACTCCTTCAACGAGTCGACGGGGACCGGGCTCCAGGCGTCCGTGAACAGCTTCGGCTACACCTTCCTGCCCGGCAGGATGTTCGGCCCGTACTTCGGCAACGAGGTGAAGGCCGCGTACGACAAGGCCCAGGCGAGCTGA
- a CDS encoding response regulator: MTSPATPIEVLLVEDDPGDELMTREAFADNKIHNTLHVVRDGQEAFDFLYREGAHVDAVRPDLILLDLNLPKYDGKQVLERIKKDEELSHIPVVVLTTSSAEEDILRSYKLHANAYVTKPVDLEQFIAAVRQIDDFFVSVVRLPPKTV; the protein is encoded by the coding sequence ATGACCAGTCCCGCCACACCCATCGAGGTGCTGCTCGTCGAGGACGACCCGGGCGACGAACTGATGACCCGCGAGGCGTTCGCGGACAACAAGATCCACAACACGCTGCACGTGGTGCGCGACGGCCAGGAGGCGTTCGACTTCCTCTACCGGGAGGGCGCGCACGTCGACGCGGTGCGGCCGGATCTGATCCTGCTGGACCTGAACCTGCCGAAGTACGACGGGAAGCAGGTCCTGGAGCGGATCAAGAAGGACGAGGAGCTCTCGCACATTCCGGTGGTGGTGCTCACCACGTCCTCGGCGGAGGAGGACATCCTGCGCAGCTACAAGCTCCACGCGAACGCGTACGTCACCAAGCCGGTGGACCTGGAGCAGTTCATCGCGGCGGTCCGTCAGATCGACGACTTCTTCGTGTCGGTGGTCAGGCTTCCGCCGAAGACCGTCTGA
- a CDS encoding M4 family metallopeptidase, which yields MEAIHPVFCTIVPPHVLDKLARAEDPSLAGPARRTLEADAQQRTHRRLTTVLGAPSLAPSPGAADNKVHRTVHDAQHKTNLPGKVVRKEGAGPVKDATVNRAYAGLGATFELLLKAFGRNSIDGDGMPLSASVHFDREYGNAFWDGEQMVFGDGDGEIFLDFTLPVDVIGHELAHGVTQHTANFSYFGQPGALNESVSDVIGSLVKQYVNDQTASEADWLIGQGLLAERVQGVALRSMKAPGTAYDDDVLGKDPQPATMDDFVTTGRDNGGVHINSGIPNHAFYLLADALGGKAWERAGQIWYDTLTAGTLTVIPTFAEFAQATVVASRKRYKDGEETEALLKAWEQVGVPAQPKAKL from the coding sequence ATGGAAGCCATCCATCCCGTTTTCTGCACCATCGTGCCGCCCCACGTCCTCGACAAGCTCGCACGGGCCGAGGACCCCTCGCTCGCCGGACCCGCCCGCCGCACCCTGGAGGCTGACGCCCAGCAGCGCACGCACCGCCGGCTGACCACGGTCCTCGGCGCGCCGTCCCTCGCGCCCTCCCCGGGGGCCGCGGACAACAAGGTCCACCGCACCGTTCACGACGCCCAGCACAAGACGAACCTGCCGGGCAAGGTCGTCCGGAAGGAGGGTGCCGGGCCCGTCAAGGACGCCACCGTCAACCGTGCGTACGCCGGTCTCGGAGCCACTTTCGAGCTGTTGCTCAAGGCGTTCGGCCGCAACTCCATCGACGGCGACGGCATGCCGCTCAGCGCGAGCGTGCACTTCGACCGGGAGTACGGGAACGCCTTCTGGGACGGCGAGCAGATGGTCTTCGGCGACGGTGACGGCGAGATCTTCCTCGACTTCACGCTCCCCGTCGACGTCATCGGCCACGAGCTGGCGCACGGCGTCACCCAGCACACGGCGAACTTCAGCTACTTCGGCCAGCCGGGTGCGCTGAACGAGTCGGTGTCCGACGTCATCGGCTCCCTCGTCAAGCAGTACGTCAACGACCAGACGGCGTCCGAGGCGGACTGGCTGATCGGCCAGGGCCTGCTCGCCGAGCGCGTCCAGGGCGTCGCCCTGCGCTCGATGAAGGCCCCGGGCACGGCGTACGACGACGACGTCCTGGGCAAGGACCCGCAGCCCGCGACGATGGACGACTTCGTCACCACCGGCCGCGACAACGGCGGTGTGCACATCAACTCCGGCATCCCCAACCACGCGTTCTACCTGCTGGCCGACGCGCTCGGCGGCAAGGCGTGGGAGCGGGCCGGGCAGATCTGGTACGACACCCTCACCGCGGGGACGCTCACCGTCATCCCGACCTTCGCGGAGTTCGCGCAGGCCACGGTGGTGGCGTCGCGCAAGCGGTACAAGGACGGCGAGGAGACCGAGGCGCTGCTGAAGGCGTGGGAGCAGGTCGGAGTGCCGGCGCAGCCGAAGGCGAAGCTGTAG
- a CDS encoding protealysin inhibitor emfourin — protein sequence MVIQVVRTGGFAGIERRAEIDTSGRPDAHEWHALAGRAAATGGGLRMPGAAVPDGFSYEITVDGQTFRCAEPQLSDAQRELISRVLKEGA from the coding sequence ATGGTTATTCAGGTAGTCCGCACCGGAGGTTTCGCCGGGATCGAGCGCCGCGCCGAAATCGACACCTCGGGCAGGCCCGACGCCCACGAGTGGCACGCCCTGGCCGGGCGGGCGGCGGCCACGGGAGGGGGCCTGCGCATGCCGGGCGCGGCGGTCCCGGACGGCTTCTCGTACGAGATCACGGTGGACGGGCAGACCTTCCGCTGTGCCGAGCCGCAACTGTCGGACGCCCAACGGGAGTTGATCTCCAGGGTGCTGAAGGAGGGCGCGTAA
- the recO gene encoding DNA repair protein RecO — MSLFRDDGIVLRTQKLGEADRIITLLTRHHGRVRAVARGVRRTKSKFGARLEPFSHVDVQFFARGSELIGRGLPLCTQGEIIAPYGSGIVTDYARYTAGTAMLETAERFTDHEGEPAVQQYLLLVGGLRTLSRAEHAPNLILDAFLLRSLAVNGYAPSFDDCAKCGIDGPNRLFSVSAGGVICGDCRVPGSVVPSAEAVGLLSALLTGDWAAADACEPRHAREGSGLVSAYLHWHLERGLRSLRYVEKA, encoded by the coding sequence ATGAGTCTGTTCCGTGATGACGGCATCGTCCTGCGCACCCAGAAGCTGGGCGAGGCCGACCGCATCATCACGCTCCTCACCCGCCACCACGGCCGTGTCCGGGCGGTCGCCAGGGGCGTGCGGCGCACCAAGTCGAAGTTCGGGGCCCGCCTGGAGCCCTTCTCCCACGTGGACGTGCAGTTCTTCGCCCGAGGCAGCGAGCTGATCGGGCGCGGACTGCCGCTCTGCACGCAGGGCGAGATCATCGCCCCGTACGGCAGCGGCATCGTCACGGACTACGCCCGCTACACCGCGGGCACGGCCATGCTGGAGACGGCGGAACGGTTCACCGACCACGAGGGCGAGCCCGCCGTGCAGCAGTACCTCCTCCTGGTCGGCGGCCTGCGCACCCTCTCCCGCGCCGAGCACGCCCCGAACCTCATCCTGGACGCCTTCCTGCTGCGCTCGCTGGCCGTCAACGGGTACGCGCCCAGCTTCGACGACTGCGCCAAGTGCGGCATCGACGGACCCAACCGGCTGTTCTCCGTGTCGGCGGGCGGCGTCATATGCGGTGACTGCCGGGTGCCCGGGAGCGTCGTACCCTCTGCGGAGGCCGTCGGGCTGCTGAGCGCGCTGCTCACGGGGGACTGGGCGGCGGCCGACGCGTGCGAGCCCAGGCACGCGCGGGAGGGCAGCGGTCTGGTGTCGGCCTATCTGCACTGGCACCTGGAGCGGGGTCTGCGTTCGCTCAGGTACGTGGAGAAGGCGTGA
- a CDS encoding RNA polymerase sigma factor, protein MQYVVHAAPVAPPWWFRLLARLSGTRVSGPRQARPLRAVADTPYDGDDGEPPTLTDLYRARRLDMVRLALFLVDDLHTAEDVVQDAFAAVCRTHGTSLAGLQDPGAYLHTAVLNAARSVLRRRRTARAYVPPHQAAGPPVDEGLLLAEEHRHVLDALGELTGRQREVLVLRYWSELTEAQIAQTLGLSRGTVKSTASRALDILEKKLGSTP, encoded by the coding sequence ATGCAGTACGTCGTGCACGCCGCCCCTGTCGCACCCCCGTGGTGGTTCCGCCTGCTCGCCCGCCTGTCCGGGACGCGGGTGTCCGGGCCCCGGCAGGCGCGCCCGCTGCGGGCGGTGGCGGACACTCCGTACGACGGCGACGACGGCGAGCCGCCCACCCTCACCGACCTCTACCGCGCCCGCCGCCTCGACATGGTCCGGCTCGCCCTGTTCCTCGTCGACGACCTGCACACCGCCGAGGACGTCGTCCAGGACGCGTTCGCCGCCGTGTGCCGCACCCACGGGACCTCCCTGGCCGGGCTCCAGGACCCCGGGGCCTATCTGCACACCGCCGTCCTCAACGCGGCCCGCTCGGTGCTGCGCAGGCGCCGCACGGCGCGGGCGTACGTCCCGCCCCACCAGGCGGCAGGTCCGCCGGTCGACGAGGGCCTCCTCCTCGCCGAGGAACACCGCCATGTGCTGGACGCGCTCGGGGAGTTGACCGGACGCCAGCGCGAGGTACTGGTACTGCGCTACTGGTCGGAGCTGACCGAGGCGCAGATCGCCCAGACCCTCGGACTGTCGCGCGGAACCGTCAAGTCCACGGCGAGCCGGGCACTGGACATCCTCGAAAAGAAGCTGGGAAGCACACCATGA